The genomic region gccccacccTCCCCtagcagcactgcagcccctgagccctggctgctgtgggaccCCACGGGGCTGAGCCGTGGCTGCCAGAGCCAGGACTGGGATCTCTGCTTCCAGCAAAGCAGGAcacaccagcactgccctcACAGCCAAGGGGCTGTTCAGAGCCCAGCACGGCTCTGCTGGCCTGTTCCTGGCCAAGGgaagctgccccagcagggattGCTCTGGCTCTCCCCAGTGCTTCCCTGCTCAGAGCCACGCTGGGcctgagggagcagctgcagagtgaAACTGCATTTTACATTCCAAATGCTGAGGTTTAAGGACTGGTCCTTCCATGGGCCACGGGCATGGCCCCACTGCTGGTGGACATGGTTTGGTTGaatttccctttcctgtttctctccctcccctcgACCTCTCCCAAGCCAGaatataaaagtaaaaacagCTTTAGAAAGGATGGTGCAATGTAAAGAGGCATATGTGCAAGTAGAGTGCAACAAAAGTCAATGAGGAGATACACatagtaaaggaaaaaaaaaaaaagaaaaaaaaaatcaaagagctGGACATGTTGGGATACCCTGAGCAAATGCAGAAGCCTGGTTCTATCAACACAAGTAAAACAATCAGCTCTTTAAGAACAGTTATGCCAAGATTAAATATATCAATACCACAGGCACTGCCCACAACTCAGTCTTTAAAGATgaagcaaatttaaaaaaagaaaaaaaacaaaccaaaaaccaaccacaAACACACCTCCCCTTCCAAAAGTTTACATTCTTCAGGTATGTgggtttcttttgctttttttgggaaCTTGTCAATGTAAGTCATGTATTTGGTTACAACACTTGGAGAGTACAAGCAAGTTTCACTTGTGCCTagtttttctgaaacaaaagaaaatgaactggctttttaaaaaaggctaAAAACAACAATGTGTTGTAATTCTattatttagtttaaaaaaaaaaagaaaacaaaaaggaaaacagactATTTGGCATTTTCTCTGCTTACTCCTGAATATTTCAAGGCCCTGAGATTACAATATTATGTTCTTGGGACCACAGGGCTGGATCAAACCCTAGTGCATCAATCTCTCATGAAGCCCTACCCAAAGTTCTGGCCTTTCCCCTAAATCTAGCTGCTCTGAGCCgaggctgccctgcctggagggGCTCCGCGGAGCCGAGCGCGAGCCGGGAGCGGCGCTCCTGCGGCGGCTCCGGCCGCTGCTCAGTGGAAACACACCCTGTAGCAGAGGTAAGCTCCTGCCGTGAGGAAAGTGAACATGCAGATATTCACTAGGAAGGGCTTCCAGGTGGCCACCACGttctcatcctcctcctccgagTTCTCCTTCACGGACTCCTCCTTGCGGGGCGAGAGCCGCGGGGTGTCCCCAACAGGTCTCCTGCGGGCTTCAGTGTCGTGACTAGCGCTGAGGACAGAGGGAGGGACGTTCAGGGCTGGGTAGGAACGAATATTCCATGCTGGACTGGCCATGGAGGAGAGAAGCCATGCAGGTGCTCCAAGGGCAGGGAACACCACAGAGCTGGAAAGCtcttggggctgcagcagccagggaagcaCAGCCTGTCTCCACTTAGGACACATCTGGCTGCTCAACAGAGGTTTAGGAAGAGCTTGGGAGGATTCTGTGCCCTTTAAAGAATAAGCTTTAACCACCACCTGCTTTCACTGCTCATCACAAATCTGCACCAAGACAGGCAGTGAAGGAACCCAGCTCACACCCACAGCCAGAGTTCTAAACTCGAGCACCTGCCCAGAAAGCCAGAAAAGGATGGAATGTGGCTGCTTGCTCAGCCTTAACCCCCAGAGAGCATCTCAAGGTGGAAGTGAGCATCTCCTCCCCTCAGccagtccctgcctgtggctctctgtgcagagcccagctgtcagggcaggcagagggtgCTTTACCTGTCTGTGCTGGGGGCCACAGCTGAGCAGGTCCTGCTGTCTGGAGCTGCCTCCTCCACGCTGCTGAGCGAGCTCCTGATCTCCTCCTCCACTGCCTGGGGCTtgcccaggagctctgggtgcTCGTGCATCCTCCCGTTGTGCATCTCTGAGGTTCTCTTTGGGGGCCTGGGAGGCGGGGGGGTGTGCTCAGGGGGGGGCTCCAGGTCTTCATTGGAGAGCTCTTTCCACTGCTCCTTCAGCAAAGGACAAACCCTGTTaagcttttctcttttaagcTGCTCTAACTTTAAACTTTACCATGGCAGAATCTTTATTCTCTATCTTTTAATTAACTCTTACAGTGGCTCTTCATTTGCattgcaaaaaaagaaagaaaaaccagacACAAGAACTCCAAGCCCAAGCTACATCCACTACACAAAACATATTGGCCATAAATGCAAGAAATTCCAATCTGCTTCTAAAAACCTtaagcacaaaataaaatctattttgcTACAGTTCTGCTTACCATAAAAAACCCTGATGAATTTAATCATGACACTTAAACTTCAGGCTATTAGAAAACTTGTACTGTCTGAAATTCCAGGGGAGGCTGACGCAGCAGCTCCACCCCAGTCACGGTGCAGAAAAGCACAGAAGGCACCTGCTACAAAACAGGTACTTTTGGAAATAAGTAAAACACTTTAGGTCGTGACAGATTGTAAAGCACTGTACCAAAAACCCCATAAGATAAACATGTACTGCAGCTGAAGCAAGCACCAAATTTGAAACTTCTCTCCATCCTGTTCCTCCCACCCACTTGCTGCAGttctctggagctgccaggagcactCACTTGCACTGAAGCATCTCCCATGATGAATTTTGCCCCTTCAATAACAGCTAGGTAGGAGAAGCGGAGCTGGTCTGCAGTCTGGATGAGCCCCATCCTGAACTTCCTCATCTCCAGCAGAACCTGCTTGACGTCCACGGAAGAAGGATCTTTCCGTTTGTCCATCTGCAGATAGAAATGTGAAACATGTTTTCTGCTCTGAGGAGGTTCACTACAGTGACTCATTTTGTGGTAGGGCCTTCATACCACCCTGCACACTACAGAATGAACGAACTCACACACAGCTGGTATCAGCAGCTCATTACTGGgcccccaaaaaccctgagGGGAAAACACTGGGCCCCAAATATGCTGCTTTCCCTGAAGGCAAAGCCTGTCTTTGTGAATCGCTCTGAAAACTGGAGACTTGCCTTCCCCAGACTCAGAATGGCCACTTCGGaaccagccctgccctggagtACACTCCTGGAAGAGCAGAGTAAAGCAGATGACAGGaaccctccccagccctgccccggcccctctacagccccccagggctgccctgtgcagcgagcagagcagagcagtgccctTACCAGCAGCAGACAGGTGTCCACCAGGCAGAAGGTGCCCGAGCGGCCGATGCCCGCGCTGCAGTGCACCACGAcggggccgtgcccggggctcaGCGAGCCCGACTCCCGCACCTTGAACAGGAAATTCAGGAACGACGCCGGCGACTCCGGCACCCCAAAGTCGGGCCAGGTGGTGTAGTGAAAGTGCAGAATCTCTCGAGtttcctggctctgcagaaaCAGGGGTACAGCAGTCAGGACTGGGACCAGCTGACTGAATTCCAAGGTTTCACCAGTCTGAGGGAGCTTTGATAGCGGCACGGCCAAGAAACTCATTACGAGTAATGCTCTCTGGTTGTGAAGGTCTCCACTGGGAGCAAAGGGAATTGGGTAAATAAACTTACTTATTTTGAGTTTAGTTATTTCAGTACAGTTCAAAAGCTTGTGTCACTCTGGGCATGGCTGAGACATTAAACTGCCTGGAGGGTCCCCAGGAATGTCTCAAAAATACCCCAGAGTTCCACTTCCACAACATCTCAAGCAGGATCATCAAACCCAGGGCAATTCATGACCACCAATTTCAAGCCCTTGCTGGTGAGGATGTGAATCTCACCCCAAGCAGAACAAGGACTGGATGAGACCTGATACTCACGGTCAGGTTTTCCAATTCCAGCTGTCGTACTGTGTAGTAGGATTTGATATCTTCAGATATCAAGGTTAGTTTCAAGTTTGTATCttcaaaaaacatttctttctcttccttccgTGGCCAGTACTGTGCACACTTTACCTAAAGCCAAGCAGGAGACACATAAATGTCATTACTCACTCCTGACTGAATTGCAATTTTCTTATTAAGGTCTCCCAGAGAGATGAGCTCTGCAGAGACTGCTGCATGCCAGGGACTTTAATGAGCCAACCaaacaggaaagcagcacatTTTCAAGGGTGCAGGAAAAACCTGGAACTGAAATACTCATCAGCAGCACGAAAAGGAAAGCCTGCACCCAAGCTCCCGACAATGCAATGTGGGATCCTGGGCCTGGGAGAACtggcctctcctgctgcccctgagccactcctctgctctgggatcGGGGTCACCCCTgaccctcccctctcccaggctCTGCACATGGCTCAGGCCTCTTTTGTACAGGGGCAAACAATGTGGCCAAACCAAAAGTGGCAGAACAATGCTAAACCAACAGCAGGCTCAAGAGCAAGGTGATCTCAGACAGCattttaagaaacagaaaacccCCTCAGCATTTTCTTCATAGGCAGACTAAGAGTGGTTTTGCTCAAACTAattctaatttattttgaaaatacatcCTCTTGTTTATCAGGGTGTAGAATGCAGATATAATTCTCTGCACTTTTTGTCTGGATTTATAAAAGTTATAGCAATTGCCTTTGTGTCTAATTTCTCCACAATGTGTCTGCAAACAATGTTTTGTCGTGCTCCACTCTAAGTATCCCACTGCTGTCTGCTGAGAGTGTAAGCACTGCCCTAAGGGATCACAGTAATTTGTTTTGTTCAAAACTAGAGCAGtgcagagagggagcaggaatGGTTGGAAAGGAAGAAACTATTGAAAAATTTGGTTACCGCATCTCTTTTGAAGATTAAATTTCACTTGTAGtacaaaacccagcaaaacactgaaaaatccAGACTGCAGTTTATTAAAACACAGCTCATTGCCCAGGAATTTTCCTGATTATTGGGAATGTTTTTCTGATGATGCAAAAGCATGTACCACCCAGTTACCACTGGTGGATACCCAACACCCTCACTGCCCTCCTCCAAGATGTCTTTAcacatttttatacttttttgtGTACAACAGTGGCACTGGAGGGGACTGTGTGCCTCGGGGGGCCACGGCATGATCAGAGCTCAGTGTGTGATGGAAACCTGGAGCCCCAGAGCTTCTCCCTCTACTGCAGAGCCACCTCAcactgcagagccctgacagGTGCAGTCTGTGCACACAGAGAACAACTCCAGAGCCCCTGGTCAGCAGCAGAGACTTCCATTTCTGTGGAGTGgtggtgtgtttgtgttttattttagcCAAATTCATGAGAAATTAGGCTCCACAATTACAAACGAGTGATTTTCTGACTGCAGTAGGATCAGTTCACCAAGTATTCAATTCCAGGTACAATTTCTTCGACAAAACTACTTGCagtcatcccatcccattcttTGGGTTGGTTTTACTTGGGTTTTTGATTACAGAAAACCATGAATGTGAAGAACACACAGCTAGAACTGGGTGAGTACTTACGGATCCCTTCTCCATCACTCTGTTCAACATGACAACACCACGGCTTTTCTGTTCCCAAACCATCTCCCAAAAGTGACCACAAGTATTTGGCAAAGGTCCCTGCAGAGACAGAATCCCCAGAAATAAgcattattttctgtaaatgtCATTGCATTCTTCTCCAGTAACAGTCCCTGCACAAGGCAATAGATTTAAACAAGTAACAAGCAACTTCTAatttaaaactgtaaaaaaatgcagtgaGCCATCTTTGAGTTTCATGCTATGAATTTACCCATGAAAGCATGGTTAATTCTTTCCCCCCATACATAAGAGGAAGAGAGACACAGTCTCATTGTGAGAACAGAACTGGGAGTGAAAAGTGCTGCATCTTCTTAGGAAAGATATACAAAGGTCATGGGGAAATAAACCCCACTGACTAAAAGCAAATATAACATCTGTGTCAAACTACTCTGCAATCCCTCATCCTTATTCATGATACTTGAAAATTACTTGACTAAAATATCCAAAAGACTGAAAGGATGCCAAATCAGTAACAAATTACATGGTTTTCCACAATCTTCACAATTTGCCTTGGGACTGAATGAAATAGTGACTCCTTTTAAAGACTATCCACTCCCAAAGTAGATTTCCTTATAACTTCCTACTTCTGCAATGTTCCTTTGCTATTTTCTACTTGGAAGCAATTGCTCTGAAGTTTGGGTTTGATCCACTCCTGTGCTCACACAGAACAGCAGGTCCTCAGGAAGAATGACTGGATTTAAACAGAGCCACTGAATGTGGATCAGGGCTGTAAGCAGCAGCCAGTATCAGTCAGCTGCACACCTGACTATTCCCCAGAGTTGTCCCCTGTGCTCCACCTCCCATCCTGACCAGGGCAATGGGAGCTGTGCTCAAAGCACCATGTGCACATTGCACACTGCTCTGCccatttcttcctgagaagATTTAGCTCTATTTAGAAACAGGAAGGAAGAGCTGTCACTTGAAAATATTAATCCCAGTCTACCTTTATCTAAAGTGTGGGAGGAAGGGGTAAAAAAAGAGCCAAAATTAGAGATCAGGACAGTCTCCAGGGAACTGAACATTTAGCACAAACAAGAAGCCTGGCACAGTTGCTGGCTCTCAGAATAAGACAACAGGGCATGTGGGTACTTTTAAATTTGTTATACAGATAGGTGGGGAATTGACAGATTCAGGGAAAAGCAGTGACTTTTACACATACACAGATGTTTGCATGCACTTAAGTAGCTTTACAATAAAGAAAACTAACAGAAAATCCATGAAAAACAACTCCAGCCactataatatttttattatccaCTGCCAGCAATTACCTGGGTAAGGATGTAGCTCCTTTGGGCCTCCTCCATTTTTATCAAACTAGCATTGATATAGTCGTTGTCACCTTGGTTTAGCT from Haemorhous mexicanus isolate bHaeMex1 chromosome 18, bHaeMex1.pri, whole genome shotgun sequence harbors:
- the PTPN1 gene encoding tyrosine-protein phosphatase non-receptor type 1 is translated as MEIEKEFQRLDQAASWPAIYQDIRHEASDFPCKVAKHPRNKNRNRYRDVSPFDHSRIKLNQGDNDYINASLIKMEEAQRSYILTQGPLPNTCGHFWEMVWEQKSRGVVMLNRVMEKGSVKCAQYWPRKEEKEMFFEDTNLKLTLISEDIKSYYTVRQLELENLTSQETREILHFHYTTWPDFGVPESPASFLNFLFKVRESGSLSPGHGPVVVHCSAGIGRSGTFCLVDTCLLLMDKRKDPSSVDVKQVLLEMRKFRMGLIQTADQLRFSYLAVIEGAKFIMGDASVQEQWKELSNEDLEPPPEHTPPPPRPPKRTSEMHNGRMHEHPELLGKPQAVEEEIRSSLSSVEEAAPDSRTCSAVAPSTDSASHDTEARRRPVGDTPRLSPRKEESVKENSEEEDENVVATWKPFLVNICMFTFLTAGAYLCYRVCFH